The sequence CAGGCCCGCGTGCGGCCGGGCCTCCAGCAGCACCACGTACCCTCCGGACGCCCCGTCGCGGGCGAGGTAGACCCCACCGCCGTTGGAGAAGTGCAGCGCCCGTTCGATCTGGTAGGGAAACTCCTCCTCGCTGCCCGCCCCGTGCCTGGCGACCGACGCGCGCAGCACCTCGGGGATGGAGACCCATTCCGGTACGGTGAACGCCGGAGTCCGCTTGTCCGGCACCAGCTGCCCGTCGGGCGTACGGATCGCGTACCCCAGGCTGCCGTCCGATTTCGTGTAGGTCATCGGCTGGAACGCGCCGTACCGCACGTAAACCGGCGAGTCCTCGTACCGGAGGTCGCTGAGGATGTACGGGCCGGTGAAGTCCCGCAGGATTCCGGCCAGCGCCGGCAGCACCTCGCTCAGCTGTTCCTCGTCGACCGGGTACAGCGTGATCAGCTTGCCGCTGCTCCCCCGATCGGCGTACTTGTTGTTGAGCAGCCGCATCGCCATCTTGCTTCTGAGGAACTTGACGGCGATGTTCCGGCTGACGCAGAAGTCCACCACGAGGTCGCAGACGGTGGCGGCGTCGGCGTCGGTCGCCGAGACGTGGATCTTCCATCCCTGCTCCGGCAGCGCGGCGTCGGGCGGGAGCAGCACGACCCACAGCTCGCTCTCGCCGACGCGCCACCCGCTCGGGAGCGGCCGGCGTGCCGTGGGGAAGCGGTTGCCGTCGTCCGGTATGCGCCAGACCGGCTCGAAGAACAGCGGGTCGGCCTGGCAGTAGGCCACCAACTGGGGAAGTGTCTCTTTCATCTGGTCGGACTCCTGGATGCTGAAAGCGTGAGGGGAATCATTCGGACGAGATCGTGTTTCCTGACATCACGCTCCGTCCGGCGGACGCCGGCCACCGGGGACGCTCCGGTCCGGTTCGAGGACGATCGGCAGTCCAAGGAGGTAGCGAACGCTGCTCTGCCGGTAGTGCAGGCTCTGGGAGTCGCGGGCGAGCTCCATGTCCGGGAAGCGCCGGGCGAGCGTGCCGATGGCGATCTGCAGCTGGGCTCTGGCCAGTTCCGCCCCCAGGCAGTGGTGGTGGCCGTGACCGAAGGCGAGGTGGGGGTTGCTCGTCCGCCTGATGTCCAGCAGGTCCGGATCGGCGAAGAACGACGGGTCCCGGTTGGCCGCCACGAGTGACGCGGTGAGGAGGCTCCCCTCCGGGATCGGCGTGCCCTTCACGTCGATCGGGGCCGCCACGTGACGGGGGATGCCCACGGGGAACGGTGTGACGAGCCGCAGCAGCTCCTCGACCGCGGTGACGGTCAGCGTGGGGTCGTCCGCGAGCCGTTTCCACTGCTCCCGCCGTAGCAGGGCGGCGACGCCGCTCGCCAGCACGGTGGTCGGCGCCCGGTGGCCGTTCACCATCAGGAACCTGGCCGCCGAGACGAGGTCCTCTTCGGACAGGCCGTCCCCCTCGGCTTCGACGACCCAGCCGAGCAGGTCGTCCGAGGGCCGGGCCCTCCTGTCCGCGATCAGGACGCGCAGGTAGTCGTCGATGTCGCCGTGCGCCTTGGGCGGCGGGGAGACCAGCCTCTCCAGGATCCATTCGTGTATGTAGCCCCGGTCCCGCTCCGGCACGCCGAACAGCTCGCACAGGACGGCGACCGGCAGGGGGTAGGCGAACCTCTGGAGGAGGTCGATCACCTCGCGGGAGGGGACCGCGTCCAGCAGCGCGTCGGTCTCCCGCTGGATGCGCGGACGCAGCGCCTCCACCCGTTCCGGGGTGAGGTGCCGCTCGATCAGCCGGCGCAGCCGGGCGTGTTCCCGGCCCTCGATCGTAATCAGGTCCAGCTCGCCCCGGTGCGCGAGGGCCGGATCGGCCGACTGGAGCCGGAACCCCGCAGTGATCTCCACCTCGCCGGCCAGTCCCGGACCGGCGAGCGCCGTGGTGGTCGCCTCGTGTCCGGTCAGAACCCAGGACGTCGCCACGTCGGCCGTGTTGACCCGGTGGACCGGCCCCAGCTCCCGCCACTGCCGGAGCGCGCCGGGATCGTTGAAGATCGCCGGGGTGAGCGCCGGGAGCCGTGCCGGGACCTGCGCGTGAGCGCCCGCCTCGCCCGCCTGCCGGTCCAGATCGTCCAGGAAGGGGACGAGCACCGGGACCGCCGCCTCCGGATCGGCGGCGGACAGCACCAGGACCGGGCAGAGCAGCTCCGGTGCGGAGTCTCCGAGAGCCAGGCCCCCGCCACCCGGCGGCCCCACGACCACCACCGCGGCCACCCGCTCCGGATGACGGTCCGCGACCTCGATCGCCGCCGGTCCGGCCGCACCGTAGCCGAGCAGTACGGCGCGGTCCGGGCTGTCCGGCGCCGCCAGGAAATCCGTGATCCCCCCGACGCAGGCGGCGAGGTCGCCGGCCGGCACGCCGGCCACCCGCACCCGCCGGCCGCGGCCGGTGAGCTCGTCCTCCAGGCGCTCGCTCCCGGCCCCCGGGTTGAGGATCACCAGGACCCGCCCCCCGGCGGTGGCACCCGGCTCATCCCCCTTCGGGGCCGTGGCGGGCAGCGCCCCGACCCCGCCACCACTGGCGACTGTCGCCATCTCAACTCCCCCTTCCGGTACCGCTGGTCCGGAACGTCTCGGCTGGCTGATGACCAATGTTTCCGAGAGGGCTTGGGAAGCTCTTGTGGCTGACTTGTAAAGGTTCTTGGCGCGGGCGTCACCTGCGGAATCCGTCGCCGAGGACGGCAGCGACCGGCAGGATCACCCCTCCTGTCCGGAAGGACCCCTGATTCCGGCTCCGGGAAACGCGGGTCAGGGCATGAGCGCCGGCTCCAGGAGGCGCAGCCTGCCCGCCTCGGTGTCGAGCTGGGCCCTGACCCCGATCGGGTAGGTCTGCATCGAGATGCCGTGCCCGATGTCCGCTCCGGCGAGGACCGGCACTCCGAGATCGCTCAGCCGCTCCACCAGCATGCGCTCGACGTCGCGCGGCTCGCCGCAGTTGGTGAACGTGCCGAGCAGGATCCCGGCCACGCCGTCGCTGTAGGTGGCCCGGCGGAGCTGGGTGATGTAGCGGTCCATCCGGAACAGCTCCTCGTCCACGTCCTCAAGGAAGAGGATCGCCCCCCGGGCGGGCAGCGAGGTGTCGGTGCCGATCGAGGCGGCCAGCAGCGTGGCCGTGCCGCCCAGCGTGTGGCCCTCCGCGACGCCGGGGACGACGGTCCTGGCGTCGGGGAAGACCAGCTCGGTCACCGTCTCCGGGTGAAACAGCAGCTTCATCAGCTCGTCGAAGTCGTACTCACCCGGTCCCTGGTAGAAGCCGTCGCAGGCGACCATCGGCCCGAACAGCGACGCCCAGCCCAGCTTGACCGCGATCGCCTCCAGCAGCGCGGTCACGTCGGAGTAGCCCACCACGACCTTCGGCCTGGCCGCGTCGATCTTCGACCAGTCGACCAGCTCCAGCGTGCGCTGCATGCCGTACCCGCCGCCGGCGCAGAAGACCGCGTCGAAGGCCGGGTCGCCGAGCGCCCTGGTCAGGTCGCCCGCCCGCAGGAGGTCGTCGCCCGCCAGGTAGTCGTACTCGGTCCCGCCGGCCCGGGAGGAGGCGAACACCTCGGGTTTGAGGCCGCTCTCCTCCATCGCCACCAGACCGCGGTCCAGGTTGGCCTGGTTGGGCGGGCTGCTCGCGGCGATGACGGCGACGCGGGCGCCGGGTCGCAGGGCGGACGGACGGAGGAAAGCGGTCATCGGAGGGCTCCTTCGGTGGGCGGGTTCAGTGGACGAGATGGCAGGCGGCGAGGCTGGACCTCGACGGATCGCCGGTCAGGACGGGCAGGTCGTGGCTGTCGCACAGCGTGTCCTGACCGGCCGCTCTGAGCGGGCACCGGGGGTGGAAGCGGCAGCCGCCGGGGACGGCGGCCGGGTCCGGCGGCTCGCCGGTGAGCAGCACGGGCTGCTCGCCCGAGTCGGGCAGCACCGACAGCAGCGCCCTGGTGTAGGGGTGTTTGGGACGTAGCAGGACCTCTTCGACCGTGCCGGTCTCGACGATCCTGCCGAGGTACATGACCGCGACCCTGTCTGCGATGTTCCAGGCCAGGCCGAGGTCGTGGCTGACGACCAATGCGGACAGGCCGAGCGAGTCGCGCAGCTCCAGGATCAGCTTGAGGATCTCGCCCCTGACGGAGGCGTCGAGCGAGGCCACCGGCTCGTCGGCGACGATGACCGAGGGTTCGAGCGCGAGCGCCCCCGCGATGACGACGCGCTGCTGCTGGCCGCCGGACATCTCGTGCGGGAAGCGCCCCGCGAACTCCTCGGGCGGCCGCAGCCCGGCTTTGGCCAGCGCGGCGTGCACCCGTTCGCCGAGCCGATCGGTCAGCCCGTGCAGCCGGGGCCCCTCGGCGACGGCGTCGAAGACGTTCTGCCTGGGGTTGAGCGCGCCGCCCGGGTCCTGCAGGACGAGCTGGGTGTGGCGGCGGTAGGCCTTCAGCGCGGCGGCGGAGTATCCGAGGGGCTCGCCGTCGCCCAGCACCTGGCCGCCGGTCGGTTTGACCAGCCCGACCAGGGCTCTGGCCAGCGTGGACTTGCCGCACCCCGACTCGCCGACGAGCGCGACGATCTCGCCCCGCCGTACCTGCAGGTTCACCCCGTCGACGGCGCGCGCGGGCGCGGCGCCCCTGCGCGGCGGGTAGGTGACCATCAGGTCGCGGACTTCCAGCACGGGTTTCACGTCCCGCTCCC comes from Streptosporangium roseum DSM 43021 and encodes:
- a CDS encoding cytochrome P450 family protein produces the protein MATVASGGGVGALPATAPKGDEPGATAGGRVLVILNPGAGSERLEDELTGRGRRVRVAGVPAGDLAACVGGITDFLAAPDSPDRAVLLGYGAAGPAAIEVADRHPERVAAVVVVGPPGGGGLALGDSAPELLCPVLVLSAADPEAAVPVLVPFLDDLDRQAGEAGAHAQVPARLPALTPAIFNDPGALRQWRELGPVHRVNTADVATSWVLTGHEATTTALAGPGLAGEVEITAGFRLQSADPALAHRGELDLITIEGREHARLRRLIERHLTPERVEALRPRIQRETDALLDAVPSREVIDLLQRFAYPLPVAVLCELFGVPERDRGYIHEWILERLVSPPPKAHGDIDDYLRVLIADRRARPSDDLLGWVVEAEGDGLSEEDLVSAARFLMVNGHRAPTTVLASGVAALLRREQWKRLADDPTLTVTAVEELLRLVTPFPVGIPRHVAAPIDVKGTPIPEGSLLTASLVAANRDPSFFADPDLLDIRRTSNPHLAFGHGHHHCLGAELARAQLQIAIGTLARRFPDMELARDSQSLHYRQSSVRYLLGLPIVLEPDRSVPGGRRPPDGA
- a CDS encoding S66 peptidase family protein is translated as MTAFLRPSALRPGARVAVIAASSPPNQANLDRGLVAMEESGLKPEVFASSRAGGTEYDYLAGDDLLRAGDLTRALGDPAFDAVFCAGGGYGMQRTLELVDWSKIDAARPKVVVGYSDVTALLEAIAVKLGWASLFGPMVACDGFYQGPGEYDFDELMKLLFHPETVTELVFPDARTVVPGVAEGHTLGGTATLLAASIGTDTSLPARGAILFLEDVDEELFRMDRYITQLRRATYSDGVAGILLGTFTNCGEPRDVERMLVERLSDLGVPVLAGADIGHGISMQTYPIGVRAQLDTEAGRLRLLEPALMP
- a CDS encoding ABC transporter ATP-binding protein, whose protein sequence is MKPVLEVRDLMVTYPPRRGAAPARAVDGVNLQVRRGEIVALVGESGCGKSTLARALVGLVKPTGGQVLGDGEPLGYSAAALKAYRRHTQLVLQDPGGALNPRQNVFDAVAEGPRLHGLTDRLGERVHAALAKAGLRPPEEFAGRFPHEMSGGQQQRVVIAGALALEPSVIVADEPVASLDASVRGEILKLILELRDSLGLSALVVSHDLGLAWNIADRVAVMYLGRIVETGTVEEVLLRPKHPYTRALLSVLPDSGEQPVLLTGEPPDPAAVPGGCRFHPRCPLRAAGQDTLCDSHDLPVLTGDPSRSSLAACHLVH